From the genome of Lentilactobacillus buchneri, one region includes:
- a CDS encoding MFS transporter: MADSKVQPRMGNTGFIIFLALLSAFVPLSTDLYLPALPEMTKFFAVPEIVMNLTLILFFVFYSIATLFWGPLSDRYGRRPILLVGLTLYMLASILCGIATNAYEIIFFRILQAIGGGVATTVATAVIKDVFVGRKQETTLAIVQSMVVISPAVAPVIGSLLLTFISWRGIFFAQALLGLSVIYGSIIFKETHASERGTTSVMKSFGRLGALLINPGFTALLVTFSLMSIVSLSYISSSSYIFQNTFHLSSRMFSLFFSFNAIGMLLGPLVYIPLSKYIDRFTIVYTAFGFTIVAGILVMVFGRMSPIAFALTQFPATLASSAVRPPGTYLVLKQEENDNGSASALYSAGGTIFGSVGMVIVSLAESTPVAAIAWINIVMGGNLRFAAVAVDDLFEKEDCGLRFIHACCVT, from the coding sequence ACCGGTTTTATCATCTTTTTGGCCCTGCTCAGTGCCTTCGTGCCGCTTTCAACCGACTTGTATTTACCCGCACTTCCGGAGATGACCAAGTTCTTTGCGGTTCCCGAAATTGTGATGAACCTGACTTTAATTCTATTTTTTGTGTTTTATTCGATCGCCACTTTATTCTGGGGGCCGTTAAGTGATCGATATGGTCGTCGACCGATTTTATTGGTTGGCTTGACCTTGTACATGTTAGCTAGTATCCTCTGTGGCATTGCGACCAATGCCTATGAAATCATTTTCTTCCGGATTCTTCAGGCCATTGGTGGTGGAGTTGCGACGACGGTTGCCACGGCGGTCATCAAAGATGTCTTTGTTGGTCGAAAACAGGAAACGACGTTGGCCATCGTTCAGTCGATGGTGGTCATTTCACCTGCGGTCGCACCGGTGATTGGGTCGTTACTGTTGACGTTTATTTCCTGGCGGGGGATCTTTTTCGCCCAGGCATTGCTGGGACTCTCAGTGATTTATGGTTCGATTATTTTTAAGGAAACTCATGCTTCAGAACGTGGGACTACCAGCGTCATGAAATCATTTGGCCGGTTAGGTGCACTGCTGATTAATCCCGGTTTTACGGCACTTCTGGTCACTTTTTCACTCATGTCGATTGTGTCATTATCCTATATTTCCTCATCTTCCTACATTTTCCAAAATACGTTCCACCTCAGCAGCCGGATGTTTAGCCTGTTCTTCTCGTTTAACGCAATTGGCATGCTGCTGGGGCCACTGGTCTATATTCCGCTTTCCAAGTATATTGACCGGTTTACGATTGTCTATACAGCTTTTGGGTTCACGATCGTTGCCGGCATCCTAGTCATGGTTTTCGGCCGGATGTCACCGATCGCCTTTGCCTTAACCCAATTTCCAGCAACCCTGGCCAGCAGTGCGGTCCGGCCACCCGGAACTTATTTGGTATTGAAACAAGAGGAAAACGATAATGGATCCGCCTCTGCCCTGTACAGTGCCGGTGGAACCATTTTCGGGAGTGTTGGCATGGTGATTGTGTCTTTGGCCGAATCGACGCCAGTGGCCGCAATTGCCTGGATTAATATCGTGATGGGGGGTAATTTGCGCTTCGCTGCTGTTGCTGTCGATGACCTTTTTGAGAAAGAAGATTGTGGTTTAAGATTCATTCACGCTTGCTGTGTAACTTAA
- a CDS encoding histidine phosphatase family protein, which produces MKKSHFWFALLFAGALSIGVGTSSQTVSAKTVNIYLTRHGQTMFNVNGRGQGWADSPLTDTGVSVAHQLGYGLYGLKFKAAYSADNMRTFRTATYALQSSGNGNLKVNWTANLREGGYGSFEGQKYDDVNKITMPLLKPAGTYSGPQDFGKAQQALGKDFWPALQDAYHAAETVDFGKYSDPTLPESLKAESSTQVIDRMNTELTYIAQKAEKTGGNVLVVSSGMSIPEWLSTQKNYTVPGFVNWGNEATMKVTYKNGQFYFPSNVTDKTILYTINKGAALQQLPKNTLKVNKFYLNKNKVSGSTSTGASLVLQNTKGSTLKKTNANSNGNFVFKLSKATLNKLKKGMNLKLTSTPKNASKSLNMNSDQISQTVFGNKTATIKVLK; this is translated from the coding sequence ATGAAGAAATCACATTTTTGGTTTGCACTTTTATTTGCCGGGGCACTTAGTATTGGGGTGGGGACATCTTCGCAAACTGTTTCCGCCAAGACAGTTAACATTTATTTAACCCGTCATGGTCAGACCATGTTCAACGTCAACGGACGGGGACAAGGCTGGGCTGACAGTCCGCTAACGGATACCGGGGTTTCCGTTGCCCATCAACTGGGTTACGGCCTTTATGGCTTGAAGTTCAAGGCTGCCTATTCTGCTGATAACATGCGGACATTCCGGACAGCAACCTATGCCTTGCAGTCATCTGGTAACGGCAACCTGAAAGTTAACTGGACTGCCAATTTACGTGAAGGCGGCTATGGTAGTTTCGAGGGGCAAAAATACGATGACGTCAACAAAATCACCATGCCGCTGTTGAAACCAGCCGGTACTTATTCAGGCCCACAAGACTTTGGCAAAGCTCAACAAGCGCTTGGTAAAGACTTCTGGCCGGCACTTCAAGATGCGTACCACGCTGCCGAAACGGTCGACTTTGGTAAATACAGCGACCCAACTCTTCCTGAATCATTGAAAGCAGAAAGCTCAACTCAAGTAATCGATCGAATGAACACCGAGTTGACTTATATCGCCCAAAAGGCTGAAAAAACCGGCGGTAACGTCTTAGTGGTTAGTTCTGGAATGTCAATTCCGGAGTGGTTGTCCACTCAAAAGAACTATACGGTTCCTGGTTTCGTTAATTGGGGAAATGAAGCAACCATGAAGGTGACTTATAAGAATGGTCAATTCTATTTCCCATCAAATGTCACCGACAAGACCATCCTTTATACCATCAACAAGGGAGCAGCTTTGCAGCAACTTCCAAAGAACACCCTCAAGGTCAACAAGTTTTATTTGAACAAGAACAAGGTTTCCGGTTCTACTTCCACCGGGGCGTCACTGGTCTTGCAAAACACAAAGGGATCAACCTTGAAGAAAACCAACGCAAACTCAAACGGAAACTTTGTGTTTAAGTTAAGTAAAGCCACTTTGAACAAACTCAAAAAGGGCATGAATCTTAAGTTGACCTCAACCCCTAAGAATGCTTCCAAGTCTCTGAATATGAACTCTGATCAAATTAGTCAAACTGTCTTTGGCAACAAGACAGCCACCATTAAAGTATTGAAGTAA
- a CDS encoding hydrolase — MKKFWKTLLLIGSGLLLVVGAYVAYVYLTYHRVPDNVKLKPVNRNSQILQTNHPYKAMTFNIGYAAYPDNYSFFMDGGKYSRAFSKFSVLNDLNGIYQAVKQEDPALMFFQEVDTDGDRSFHVNEVQWLRDRMNGYSSVYAQNYNSAYLFYPLTRPIGKAKSGLLTLAQAKIADSTRYQLPIDTDFNKFMDLDRAISVTHIPVANGHQLAVINLHLSAFTKNAKVRKAQINKLFAKMTTEQQAGNYVIVAGDYNHDMLGNSPAVFETTSKPMNWTHPFPADQLPKGFRIAKQGLAQAKVPSVRANGTPYHPGKTFTSIIDGFIVSDNVQVNRVHVKSLGFKNSDHNPEVMDFKLK; from the coding sequence ATGAAAAAATTCTGGAAAACACTTTTACTGATTGGTTCCGGTCTATTACTCGTTGTCGGTGCATATGTGGCATACGTTTATCTGACGTATCACCGGGTGCCCGACAACGTTAAACTCAAACCGGTTAACCGGAACTCGCAAATTTTACAGACAAATCACCCCTACAAGGCGATGACCTTTAATATTGGCTATGCCGCCTATCCGGATAATTATTCTTTCTTCATGGATGGCGGCAAATATTCGCGGGCATTTAGTAAATTCTCTGTCTTGAATGACCTCAACGGCATTTATCAAGCTGTCAAACAAGAAGATCCGGCCTTGATGTTCTTCCAAGAAGTCGATACCGACGGTGACCGTTCATTTCACGTGAATGAAGTCCAGTGGCTAAGGGATCGGATGAATGGTTATTCGAGCGTCTATGCCCAAAACTATAATTCGGCCTACCTGTTTTATCCGCTCACCCGGCCAATCGGGAAAGCCAAATCGGGATTGTTGACCCTTGCTCAAGCTAAGATTGCAGATAGTACCCGATACCAGCTGCCAATTGATACCGATTTTAATAAATTCATGGACTTGGACCGGGCAATTTCGGTGACCCATATCCCAGTGGCCAATGGGCATCAGTTGGCGGTTATCAACCTACATCTCTCAGCCTTTACCAAGAATGCCAAGGTAAGAAAAGCTCAGATCAATAAGTTATTCGCCAAAATGACTACTGAGCAGCAGGCAGGCAACTACGTCATTGTTGCCGGAGACTATAACCATGATATGTTGGGTAATAGCCCGGCCGTCTTTGAAACGACCAGTAAACCGATGAATTGGACGCACCCGTTCCCGGCTGATCAATTGCCAAAAGGATTTAGAATTGCCAAGCAGGGATTAGCCCAGGCAAAAGTGCCTTCAGTGCGGGCAAATGGGACACCGTATCATCCAGGAAAGACCTTTACGTCGATAATTGATGGCTTCATCGTTTCAGACAACGTGCAGGTTAATCGGGTTCATGTCAAATCGTTAGGGTTCAAAAATTCTGATCATAATCCGGAAGTCATGGATTTTAAACTAAAATAA
- a CDS encoding aspartate aminotransferase family protein, with product MGKLYKASKLIDEENKYYARSARINYYNLVIDHAHGATLVDVDGNKYIDLLASASAINVGHTHEKVVKAIADQAQKLIHYTPAYFHHVPGMELSEKLAKIAPGNSPKMVSFGNSGSDANDAIIKFARAYTGRQYIVSYMGSYHGSTYGSQTLSGSSLNMTRKIGPMLPSVVHVPYPDSYRTYPGETEHDVSLRYFNEFKKPFESFLPADETACVLIEPIQGDGGIIKAPEEYMQLVYKFCHEHGILFAIDEVNQGLGRTGKMWAIQQFKDIEPDLMSVGKSLASGMPLSAVIGKKEVMQSLDAPAHLFTTAGNPVCSAASLATLDVIEYEGLVEKSATDGAYAKQRFLEMQQRHPMIGDVRMWGLNGGIELVKDPKTKEPDSDAATKVIYYAFAHGVVIITLAGNILRFQPPLVIPREQLDQALQVLDDAFTAVENGEVTIPKDTGKIGW from the coding sequence ATGGGTAAATTATACAAAGCGTCTAAATTAATTGATGAAGAAAACAAGTATTATGCACGTTCGGCGCGCATCAATTACTACAATCTGGTAATTGACCACGCACACGGGGCAACCTTAGTGGATGTCGACGGCAATAAATACATTGATTTGCTGGCAAGCGCATCTGCAATTAACGTTGGCCACACCCATGAAAAAGTCGTCAAGGCGATCGCCGATCAAGCTCAAAAATTAATTCATTACACTCCCGCTTATTTTCACCATGTTCCTGGAATGGAACTTTCCGAAAAGTTAGCGAAAATTGCGCCGGGAAATTCACCGAAAATGGTTAGTTTCGGTAACTCCGGCTCAGACGCAAACGATGCAATTATCAAGTTTGCGAGAGCCTATACTGGCCGTCAATACATTGTTTCCTATATGGGTTCCTATCATGGGTCAACTTATGGTTCGCAAACCTTATCAGGAAGTAGTCTTAACATGACACGTAAAATTGGGCCAATGCTTCCAAGCGTGGTGCACGTTCCGTATCCAGATTCATATCGAACCTATCCGGGAGAAACCGAGCACGACGTTTCACTAAGGTATTTTAACGAATTCAAGAAGCCATTCGAATCATTCTTACCCGCTGATGAAACTGCGTGTGTCTTGATTGAACCAATTCAAGGCGATGGCGGCATCATCAAAGCCCCTGAAGAATATATGCAGTTAGTTTATAAATTCTGTCATGAACACGGGATCCTGTTTGCGATTGATGAAGTCAATCAAGGACTCGGCCGGACCGGTAAGATGTGGGCAATCCAACAATTCAAAGACATCGAACCTGATTTAATGTCTGTCGGTAAGTCGCTGGCGTCTGGAATGCCCCTTAGTGCAGTGATTGGTAAGAAAGAGGTCATGCAGAGTTTGGATGCACCTGCGCACCTGTTTACCACTGCCGGCAATCCGGTTTGTTCCGCAGCTTCGCTGGCTACCTTGGATGTGATCGAATATGAAGGCTTGGTTGAAAAATCGGCCACCGATGGTGCATACGCCAAACAACGTTTCTTAGAGATGCAGCAACGCCATCCCATGATTGGTGATGTCCGAATGTGGGGCCTCAATGGTGGAATCGAATTGGTCAAGGATCCTAAGACCAAGGAACCCGACAGTGACGCTGCCACCAAAGTGATCTACTATGCCTTTGCACACGGCGTCGTTATCATCACTTTGGCAGGCAATATTCTGCGTTTCCAGCCGCCGTTGGTCATTCCAAGAGAGCAACTCGACCAAGCGCTTCAAGTGCTTGACGACGCGTTTACCGCAGTTGAAAATGGTGAGGTTACCATTCCCAAGGATACAGGTAAAATTGGCTGGTAA
- a CDS encoding APC family permease produces MSSITEKMFRKEDPLVYQDKDSHLIRSLTTKDFLALGVGTIVSTSIFTLPGVVAAQHAGPAVALSFLAAAIVAGIVAFAYAEMAAAMPFAGSAYSWINVVFGEFWGWIAGWALLAEYFIAVAFVASGLSANFQGLISPLGFNLPKALSTASTGNNGGLMDLVAIIVIILVTSLLSRGASQTARVENTLVILKVIAILVFIFVGATAIKSANYTPFIPKYHVNADGSAFGGWQGIYAGVSEIFLAYIGFDSIAANSAEAKNPQKTMPRGILGSLVIAVVLFISVALVLVGMFKYSDYANNAEPVGWALRQSGHALVATVVQAIAVVGMFTALIGMMLAGSRLIYSFGRDGLLPKWLGKLDNNLPNRALIVLTIIAIALGAFFPFTFLAQLISAGTLIAFMFVSLGVYSLRPREGKDIPMPSFKMPLYPVLPALGFLGALGIFWGLDIQAKTYALCWFILGMVIYFAYGMNHSTATIDKKAEHEKDL; encoded by the coding sequence ATGAGTAGTATAACCGAAAAAATGTTTCGAAAAGAAGATCCGCTTGTGTATCAAGATAAGGATTCTCATTTAATTCGAAGCTTAACCACTAAAGATTTCCTGGCACTTGGCGTCGGGACGATTGTTTCAACTTCCATCTTTACCTTGCCCGGCGTTGTTGCCGCTCAACATGCTGGTCCAGCCGTTGCCCTTTCGTTCTTGGCAGCTGCGATCGTTGCCGGGATTGTCGCCTTTGCTTACGCGGAAATGGCCGCTGCAATGCCATTTGCCGGATCTGCTTATTCATGGATTAACGTTGTTTTCGGAGAGTTCTGGGGCTGGATTGCCGGCTGGGCACTGCTAGCCGAGTATTTCATCGCCGTGGCCTTCGTGGCTTCCGGGCTTTCCGCCAATTTCCAGGGGTTGATTTCGCCATTAGGATTCAACCTACCAAAGGCACTCTCAACTGCTTCAACCGGAAACAACGGCGGCTTGATGGATTTAGTCGCCATCATCGTCATTATCTTAGTTACCTCATTACTCTCGCGTGGTGCTTCTCAGACCGCCCGAGTAGAAAATACGTTGGTTATTTTAAAAGTGATTGCCATTTTAGTCTTTATTTTCGTTGGTGCGACTGCCATCAAGTCAGCTAATTACACGCCATTTATTCCTAAGTACCATGTCAACGCTGACGGTTCTGCATTCGGTGGCTGGCAAGGAATCTATGCCGGTGTTTCCGAGATCTTCCTGGCTTACATCGGGTTTGATTCCATCGCTGCCAACTCAGCTGAAGCAAAGAATCCTCAAAAGACTATGCCACGAGGCATTCTTGGTTCCCTGGTTATCGCGGTTGTGTTGTTCATCTCTGTTGCTTTGGTCCTTGTCGGCATGTTTAAATACTCAGATTACGCAAATAACGCCGAACCAGTTGGCTGGGCACTTCGTCAAAGTGGTCACGCACTGGTTGCCACAGTCGTCCAAGCGATCGCGGTTGTCGGTATGTTTACCGCCCTCATTGGAATGATGCTTGCCGGATCACGTTTGATCTATTCATTTGGTCGTGACGGCTTGCTGCCGAAGTGGCTTGGCAAACTGGATAACAATTTGCCTAACCGGGCATTGATCGTTTTGACGATCATCGCCATCGCATTGGGCGCCTTCTTCCCATTCACTTTCTTGGCTCAACTGATTTCAGCCGGAACTCTGATTGCCTTCATGTTCGTTTCATTAGGTGTCTACTCACTTCGCCCACGTGAAGGAAAAGATATTCCAATGCCAAGTTTCAAGATGCCGCTATACCCAGTATTACCGGCACTAGGATTCTTAGGCGCTCTGGGTATTTTCTGGGGCTTGGATATTCAGGCAAAAACGTACGCATTGTGCTGGTTCATTTTGGGAATGGTCATTTACTTCGCATATGGAATGAATCACTCTACTGCAACAATTGATAAAAAAGCTGAACACGAAAAAGATTTGTAA
- a CDS encoding HTH domain-containing protein, producing MELTIKELADELSVSKTAIRKHMDDKFRDTYTIKKGNKILIKDEGVEVLKGQFKNQVETADKQSTKTANQLAVKSDDQQTALLAEQLEDQRKQIDAKDKQIAELHQLLDQSQRLQLDVQNKLKQLESKNTSSIKQTIPESVNEEEPQGDKIPDSYQPSNARFQEAGKKKHWWQFGR from the coding sequence ATGGAACTGACTATCAAAGAGTTGGCGGACGAATTATCGGTATCGAAAACTGCAATTAGAAAACATATGGACGATAAGTTCAGAGATACATATACGATAAAAAAGGGAAACAAGATTCTGATCAAAGATGAGGGTGTTGAAGTTCTCAAAGGCCAATTCAAGAACCAAGTTGAAACTGCTGACAAGCAGTCAACGAAAACCGCTAACCAGTTAGCAGTTAAGAGCGATGATCAGCAAACCGCATTGCTGGCTGAACAGCTTGAGGACCAACGCAAACAAATTGATGCCAAAGACAAACAAATCGCAGAATTGCATCAATTATTGGACCAATCACAGCGGCTGCAGCTGGATGTTCAAAATAAGCTTAAGCAGCTTGAAAGCAAAAACACTTCTTCAATTAAGCAAACCATTCCCGAATCAGTAAATGAAGAAGAGCCTCAAGGTGATAAGATTCCTGACAGCTACCAGCCGAGTAATGCGCGATTTCAAGAAGCCGGCAAGAAAAAGCACTGGTGGCAGTTTGGCAGATAG
- a CDS encoding CHAD domain-containing protein translates to MSIQTILQNRYADIEVEWVRYLNNPFDPERAHDLRVMIRTLRGLIKFLKRRLTPATYTTIDTNLSQAANLFGDLRELDVLIEETGTYAYAHPDKKADYQGLLKILRDNRQHEMAQTLTEGTQATLKKDLESVQQQLTQLKFTQTTAWHQYIVKELNRRNHKLVALFEKLDFKDYPEVHHVRKRSKTLRYASTYFADFAPNKANKSAKLAKDIQDDTGTITDAHVNYMRLRKLADQLSKNADKQLLRKIADDQLKKFE, encoded by the coding sequence ATGTCAATTCAGACGATTTTACAAAACAGATATGCTGACATTGAGGTTGAATGGGTTCGTTATTTGAATAATCCGTTCGATCCCGAGCGGGCGCATGATTTGCGGGTCATGATTCGTACCTTACGGGGATTAATTAAATTCTTGAAGCGACGGCTGACCCCTGCAACTTATACCACTATCGATACCAATCTCAGTCAGGCAGCCAATTTGTTTGGCGATTTGCGGGAACTTGACGTCTTGATTGAAGAGACAGGCACCTACGCATACGCTCATCCAGATAAGAAGGCCGACTATCAAGGCTTGCTGAAGATTTTACGCGATAATCGGCAACATGAAATGGCACAAACCTTAACCGAGGGGACACAGGCAACCTTAAAAAAGGATTTGGAAAGTGTCCAGCAGCAGTTAACCCAGCTTAAGTTCACCCAAACCACTGCATGGCACCAATATATTGTCAAGGAGCTCAATCGTAGAAATCACAAACTAGTTGCCCTATTCGAGAAACTCGATTTTAAGGACTACCCGGAAGTTCATCATGTTCGGAAACGCTCGAAAACTTTACGGTATGCGTCAACCTACTTTGCCGATTTTGCGCCCAACAAGGCCAATAAAAGTGCCAAGTTGGCCAAAGATATTCAAGATGACACCGGCACAATCACCGATGCCCATGTGAACTATATGAGGCTGCGTAAATTGGCGGATCAGTTGAGTAAAAATGCTGATAAACAGTTACTGAGAAAAATTGCCGACGATCAACTCAAGAAGTTTGAATAA
- a CDS encoding alpha/beta hydrolase — protein MAILTLTRAWTRLEEQTTIHVILPNEIQSDRKLQVLWLLHGLGDNGSGFIRKTNLEVLTKYTNLAVITPEMNRSFYMNLHNGLPYWDYLTKQVTPEMRKLLPLSSDRQDNFVGGTSMGGFGALKLAFTHPEWFSAVMPMSPVVDLSELPAMMPDAQGILERIAPEHYLETLAEKSPSEQLRQLRFFYCIGDQDELKPTNDRFVQYMRNDLKLPIAYHTGAGGHDWLYWQRMLPEMLTWLLKVNLADGQPLES, from the coding sequence ATGGCAATATTGACTTTGACCCGAGCTTGGACCCGATTAGAGGAACAGACAACGATTCATGTAATTCTGCCAAATGAGATTCAAAGTGACCGAAAACTCCAAGTGCTTTGGCTGCTGCATGGCTTGGGCGATAATGGCAGTGGGTTTATTCGTAAAACTAATTTGGAAGTATTGACCAAATATACGAATTTAGCGGTCATCACACCTGAAATGAATCGTAGCTTCTACATGAATTTGCACAATGGCCTGCCGTACTGGGATTATTTGACCAAGCAAGTGACGCCGGAAATGCGGAAACTACTCCCGTTGTCCAGTGACCGACAGGATAACTTCGTTGGCGGCACATCAATGGGCGGGTTTGGAGCACTAAAATTGGCTTTCACCCATCCTGAGTGGTTCAGTGCCGTGATGCCGATGTCACCGGTAGTTGATTTGAGCGAATTGCCAGCGATGATGCCGGATGCCCAGGGGATTCTTGAGAGAATCGCGCCAGAGCACTATTTGGAAACATTAGCTGAAAAGTCGCCATCTGAACAGCTGAGGCAACTTCGCTTCTTCTACTGTATTGGCGACCAAGATGAACTAAAGCCAACCAATGATCGATTCGTTCAGTACATGCGCAACGATTTAAAGCTACCAATCGCTTATCACACTGGCGCAGGCGGCCATGATTGGCTGTATTGGCAGCGAATGCTACCGGAAATGTTGACTTGGCTATTGAAGGTTAATCTGGCGGATGGTCAGCCGTTGGAGAGTTAA
- a CDS encoding undecaprenyl-diphosphate phosphatase translates to MLDIIKAIILGIVEGITEFLPISSTGHLILVNEFIKMSQTTQFTDMFNVVIQLGAIMAVVVLYFHKLNPLSPKKTHVEQHQTWVLWFKVIVAVLPSVVIGLLFNDWMDAHLMNWQVVSAMLLIYGVLFILIENRNANRQPLFSDLNTLSYRTAFIIGMFQLLSLVPGTSRSGATILGGILIGTSRYVATEFSFFLAIPTMFGASLLKVYKYFSHGGAFTGMQTAVLLTGMLVSFVVAYFAIRFLLNYIQHNNFKIFGWYRIILSLIVIGYFGFLAH, encoded by the coding sequence ATGTTAGATATCATTAAAGCAATTATTTTAGGAATCGTTGAGGGAATCACCGAATTTCTGCCAATTAGTTCCACGGGACATTTAATATTAGTCAACGAATTTATCAAAATGAGTCAAACCACTCAGTTCACTGACATGTTCAACGTCGTTATTCAGCTGGGGGCAATCATGGCAGTCGTTGTATTGTATTTCCACAAACTCAACCCCCTTTCACCAAAGAAAACCCACGTCGAACAACATCAGACATGGGTACTTTGGTTTAAAGTCATTGTGGCAGTGCTGCCCTCTGTTGTCATCGGGTTATTATTCAACGACTGGATGGACGCACACTTGATGAATTGGCAAGTTGTCTCGGCAATGCTTCTCATATATGGGGTATTATTTATCCTCATCGAAAACCGAAATGCAAACCGGCAACCGCTATTTTCCGATCTCAATACGCTCTCCTATCGAACTGCCTTTATTATCGGGATGTTCCAGCTGCTTTCCCTGGTTCCCGGAACCTCTCGCTCGGGTGCCACCATCTTGGGCGGCATTCTAATTGGCACTTCGCGATATGTTGCCACCGAGTTCTCGTTTTTCTTGGCAATCCCAACCATGTTTGGTGCATCCCTGCTGAAAGTCTACAAATATTTCAGCCATGGCGGCGCTTTTACCGGTATGCAGACAGCCGTCCTGTTGACTGGCATGCTGGTTTCGTTCGTTGTGGCCTACTTCGCCATTCGCTTCTTACTGAACTACATTCAACATAACAACTTCAAAATCTTTGGCTGGTACCGCATTATTTTAAGTCTGATTGTGATTGGTTACTTCGGCTTTCTTGCGCATTAA
- a CDS encoding NADP-dependent oxidoreductase has protein sequence MKAYGYEKHGDPEVFQEYEVPEPTPAANQVLIRTIAVGLNNRERAERAGGFGSMPSPYIPGRDVVGEIVKVGKRVSDISEGELVMTHTERGYAEFVLGNLDATVVVPDGITPTRAAGLITPGLTAYKAVKYFANVQPDQTVIVKGASGGVGSLAVQIATDIGANVIGIASSHNQDYVESIGATKFVAYDQTDPATELADTGDVVLNTAMNGAGTDDDVTMVKPNGVIASVAHNSPMTDKPLKFAHIHPTDAMSDREALQAVIDLMREGKLDINIGYKLPFNRDGFVKGHQLLEEKHDGRVIIVK, from the coding sequence ATGAAGGCATATGGATATGAGAAACATGGGGATCCAGAAGTTTTTCAAGAATATGAAGTTCCAGAGCCAACGCCGGCTGCCAACCAAGTGCTCATTCGAACAATTGCCGTTGGCTTAAACAATCGTGAGCGTGCAGAACGTGCCGGCGGCTTTGGCAGCATGCCGTCACCGTATATTCCTGGACGAGATGTGGTTGGCGAAATCGTGAAAGTCGGTAAGCGGGTTTCCGATATCAGTGAGGGTGAACTGGTGATGACCCACACTGAGCGGGGCTACGCTGAGTTTGTACTTGGTAATTTAGACGCCACGGTTGTGGTTCCAGACGGGATTACGCCGACACGGGCAGCAGGTCTGATTACCCCTGGTCTGACCGCCTATAAAGCTGTGAAATATTTTGCCAACGTTCAACCTGATCAGACAGTGATCGTCAAAGGGGCCTCTGGTGGTGTCGGATCACTTGCCGTTCAGATTGCGACTGATATTGGCGCTAATGTAATTGGCATTGCCTCCAGTCACAATCAAGATTATGTTGAATCGATTGGGGCAACGAAGTTCGTTGCTTATGATCAGACTGACCCGGCCACTGAGCTGGCGGATACTGGCGATGTCGTTTTGAATACCGCAATGAATGGTGCCGGAACTGATGATGACGTTACGATGGTGAAACCAAACGGCGTCATTGCCAGTGTTGCCCATAACTCACCAATGACAGATAAGCCATTGAAATTTGCCCACATTCATCCGACTGATGCGATGAGCGATCGCGAGGCTCTGCAGGCAGTGATCGATTTGATGCGTGAAGGCAAGCTCGATATTAATATCGGCTACAAGCTGCCATTTAATCGAGATGGATTTGTTAAAGGCCATCAGTTGCTTGAGGAAAAGCATGATGGACGCGTGATTATTGTTAAGTAG